One Lacunisphaera limnophila DNA window includes the following coding sequences:
- a CDS encoding cupin domain-containing protein, with translation MEHWKNITIDDPALWPTDHLIKLDSAHVDARGSIQCLVNFPVKNISLITSRKGTVRSNHYHKTDWHYMYVLSGRFDYCYRPTGSAAQPTKVTLGAGEMVFTPPMEDHATLFHEDTTLIVMSRNPRDQEAYESDVVRVQLVDPATFTVK, from the coding sequence ATGGAACATTGGAAGAACATCACCATCGATGATCCGGCGCTCTGGCCGACGGACCATCTCATCAAACTGGACAGCGCGCATGTGGACGCGCGCGGTTCCATCCAGTGCCTGGTGAATTTCCCGGTCAAAAACATCTCCTTGATCACGTCACGCAAGGGCACCGTGCGTTCCAATCACTACCACAAGACGGATTGGCACTACATGTACGTGCTTTCGGGGCGCTTCGATTATTGTTACCGACCGACCGGGAGCGCCGCGCAGCCCACCAAGGTGACCCTGGGTGCGGGCGAGATGGTCTTTACCCCGCCGATGGAAGACCATGCGACGCTCTTCCACGAGGACACGACCCTGATTGTGATGAGCCGCAATCCCCGTGATCAGGAAGCTTACGAAAGTGATGTCGTGCGCGTGCAGTTGGTCGATCCGGCAACGTTCACGGTGAAATGA